The Alteribacter keqinensis DNA segment TGTAGGTTGTGATGAAAACCTAAAACATCTTTAATCACTTTAATAAACACGTCATTCTTACCTGTGGTATAAAACTCATGTTTAGGTAACTCTACCTTTTGGTTTAACATGTTAGTAACCTCAAGGATTGTGCTAACCTCTCTAGCAGTTTCTTCACTGGATGATACTAGAGTTACTTCATTGCCCAACATTTCCTGAATCAAGTTCTTAATAAGAGGATAATGTGTGCACCCCAGAATTAATGTGTCAATCTCTTTATGCATTTGGTCCATAGTTTTCTTTACTATTTTTCTTGAGCTTTTTCCTGACAACAGCCCTTGTTCAATCATTGGTGCAAACAATGGACAAGCTAAAGAATGAACTTTTATGTTGGGATTAATTTTTTTTAGAGCATAGTTGTAAACATTACTATTAATAGTACCTTCTGTACCAATAATGCCAACCTTATTACTTTTTGTTATATTGATTGCAGCCCTCGCTCCAGGTTGAACTACCCCTATAACCGGGATATTTAGTTTTTGTTTTAACTCTCCCAACGTATATGCAGTTGCAGTATTACATGCAATAACTAATGCCTTTATATCTCTCTCTAATAGGAAGTTCACCATGTTCCAGGTGAATTCTTTCACCTCATTTTGAGGCCTTGGACCATACGGACACCTTAACGTGTCTCCTAGATAAATAATTTTTTCCTTAGGTAATTGGCGCATCAGTTCATGAGCTACCGTTAGACCACCAATTCCCGAATCAATAACACCTATGGCTTTTTCCACAATGTTAACTCCATTCTACTTTAAAAATCCATTGCATTTATTTCTTGAGTGAGTCCCCTAATTTTCTTATTGGTGATGTAGCTTTCCATGTTCGGCTTTCAATAATTTTATTGTAGTCCTTTTGGACATCTACTAAATGCATATTCACTTCTTCTAATCTAGCAATTTTCTCTTCTAATGAAACAATTGTACTTTTAGAGGTTTTCTTTATATTTTCTATTTCAAAACCAACCTTAACCGGTTTTTTCCAACTGAATTCATTAACTGTAATATCATTTCCGATAGAAGCTAGTTCTTTATTCAATTGATTCTTAAATTCAGTAACATAGCTCTGTCTACCAGCAACAATAATCGAAATACCTCCATCTTTTAAGGATTTTACACGACCGTGTAATTTGTGACCGTGCGCCGTCCTCTTAACCCAACGATTAAACCCTAATCTCTTTTTAACACCGTTAACTCTAAATCTTGTTGAAACTATTTTTCCACTAGGCATTTTAGGTACAGCCACTTCCTTCATGTTACCATTCCGCAAAACTGGAATAATACTGTCAAAGTCGAAATAAAAGCTTGTGTTTATTTCTGTTTCTTTTGTTTCAGGGAAGTAGAAGTCAATGATTGCTTTCGGGATATCCCTTGCAACCCCTTCAACTGGATAAAGATGATTACTAATTTGAGGCTTGGAATTCACTTCGTTTACCACTGCTATTTCACTTTTTTCATCTATAATCATATCAACCGCACATTGTGGCAATCCTGGAATTGCATTAGCTGCTTGAATAGCAGTCTGCTTAGCTTCATATGATATATCCTCTGTGACATCTATTGGTTCACCACCAGCAGATAGACTCCCTTTCTCTCGGATAATAATACGTTTACCTTTATCCGGAACTGATTCAAGTGACATTCCCTTGGATGAAAGATAATTATACATTTCCTTATCTTTCTTTATTAGCCTACCAGACAAATAAGGGTTCTTCTTTCTTTCTTTATTTTTTTGGTCTATGAGTTTATCAATATTATCTTTCCCATTACCTATTACATTGGCATTAATCCTTTTATATACACCAATAACTTCATTACCTACTACATATACTCGGTGATCACGCCCAACAATGAACCTTTCTAAGATAACATCTTTGTAATTAAGCTCATGTCTCACATGCTTAATGGCGCTCATTAACTCATCATTATTCTTTATATTTGTAATTACCCCTTTTCCACCACCTGCATCAGTTGGCTTTAAAACAACAGGGTAATCAAGAGTTTTAAAATAATCCACAATTTCTTGATCAGAATCATTAGCACCAAAACTTTTTCCCGTTGGCACAGGTACATTTGCTTTTTCCAGATAGTGCTTTGTTTTATCTTTATCTATACATATATCAATTGCTTCTCTAGAGACGAGACCACCTCTTGATACAGCAAAGTCGTATCTGTCTGTTCCATTACTTAATGAAAATCTTACAGTGAGTTTAATATCTCCCTTTTCCTTTCTATAAATGTTAAAGAAGGTTAAATCTAATCCCCTTCTCCAACCCTCGAGAGCTATTGTGTAAATACATAATTTATACCCAAAAGCAGATTCAGGTATAGAGTTTTTCAAGTGCTTTAACCATTTATTTGACATAATCTATTTCCTCCTATGCTATGAAGACCTTCTAAACCCATTTACCGCTCTTGCTAACACCCTTGGTAATATTATCAACAACCGACTTTCTTACCCTTCTGAGTGGTTTTGTAAATTTCCATGAGTTACTTTGAAGGATCCTTAGGTTTCTTTTTTCTAACTTTCTCTTTTCTTTTTCTCTTTTAGAAATTTCCTTATTAATCTTCTTTAACGAAGTATCCACAGACCTTATATTGGACATGTTATACCTTTCATGAATTTCGAAACCAACCTTTACTGGGTGCTTCCAAACCTCATCAACAATTTTCTTTATATTCTTTTTTTCAAAAACACTATAAATGGTCTGCTGAAAAGTTGATATTGCTTCTTTACCGATACCGGCTACCATTATTTCTAAATTGTTATCTACAGAATTAATAAACCCATGCAAACCTTTTTCTATAGCAAGCCTTTTAATTATTCTATGTTTACTGTAAGAATGAAGAGTACTTCCTTTTACTATGAATAACTTTGCATGTAACTTTCCTATTGGTGCTGGTGCTACTTCAACTTCTACTGCAGACCTACTTTGGAGTGGCTCTAATACCGTGTTTAAATCGAAATATACCTTTGACTTAGCTGTCTTGACACCTTTAGTTTCAGGAAAATAGTAATCAATTATAGCTCCAGGTATATCTCTAGCTCGTCCCTTCATAGGGAATAATATACCTCCTATTTGTGCAGTAGGATTTAGTTCTATAACAACAGCAGACTTTTCAATATTTGGATTCTCTAAGTCAACTATAATATCAACACCACCGTGGTACAATCCAGGGATGGCATTTAGAGCATCTATGGCAATTTGCTTAATAGTTTGTGGTAAATCATCCGTTACATCTACAGGGTCTCCTCCCGCCGATACATTGGTCTTTTCTTTCAAGAAAATTTTCTTCCCTCTCTCAGGAATGGTTTGTAAATTGTAGCCTTCTTTATTAATAAATTCTAATGTTTCTTCATCAATCTCAATTAGACAACTAAATAGCCTGGCATTCTTTTTCCGCTGTTTATTTTTTAGTTCTATTAATTCTTCAATTGTATGGTGTCCGTCACCAATGATATTGGCAGGGACGCGATTGTAAGCGGCTATCACTTTATCCTCTACCACATATACACGATACTCTTCACCAGGAACATATCGCTCAACAATAATTTCTTCATATCCCAAATCGTTCCGCACATAAGACAAGGCTTTTATAAGTTCTATATCATTTTTAAGGTTTGTTATTACTCCATTGCCTAAACTTCCATTGGTCGGCTTCAAGACTAAAGGGTAACCAATAGATTCTACTTGTTTTAATATCATCTCGTCTGAATCATCTTGATTAAACATAAAGCCTTCCGGAACCGGGACTCCTGCTTTTGCTAGCCAAACTTTTGTCTCGTCCTTATCAGAGCCAATTTCTACTGCTTCATTCGTTACCTTATCTCCTCTTGTTCTAAAGAAAAAGTGCGTCCGCTCTTCTGAACTTAACGAAAATAATCGCCCTGGGGGGTTTACACCAAACGTAATCATTTCATCAAATTTACCTGAATCAATGGTGTACCATTTTAATTTCAACCCTCTTCTCCATCCCTCAAGAGCAACCGCATAAGCACATAGTTTAGTTTTACGGGCACCAGTTACAATATCGTTTGTTAAATTTGGTAGACTAATCAATTGATTACTCTCCATAAAAAAACCTCCCTAACTCCAAACTCAAGTTTTAGTTATTCATCTTACGCCCGATTATTTTTAAAAGGTCACTAATTTTTCTAATTGGGAATGTCATCCTCCAAGTAATACTTTTTTCTATTGCCCTATTTTGTTTCTCTACAATCTTCAAATCAGACCTAACAAGTTCCATCTGTTTCTTAAGAAATTTAAATTGTTCAATCTGAGTCTTCAAGTCTGCCTTGACTTCGAACCCTACTTTGACTGGTCCATTCCACTTTTCCTGTATGATATCTCTGACATCAGCTCTTTCCGTGTCACTAATGAGAGCTTCATGAAAATTATTTACGGTGTCATCACAAGTACCCATGACTACAACTTCAATATTTCCATTGCTCAAGTTCTTTATATATCCACTATGCCTTCTTTCAAAAGCTTGCTTTCTTATTCCCCTGTGATAGGCTACATTTTGCACATCACCCATTAGTGTATATTTTGTAGCATATATTTTACCAACTGGGGCGGGAGAGACAGTAGTGACAGTAGCTGTTTTAGTAATTAAAGGCTCAAGTACATCTGATAAAGAGAAAAATACTTTCTTATAATCAGTAGAAGTGTTTATTGTTTCAGGAAAGTAGTAATCAATGATTGCACCAGGGACATCTCTCGCTTCCCCTTCTTCCGGAAATAAAATCGAGCCTATTTGTGCAGAAGGGTTTAATTCTAGTACGTAACCAATGCAATTATCGCCTTCTCCTTCAACAATAACATCAACTGCACCATGGTACAGGCCAGGTATGGATTTTATAGCCTCTACTCCTAATTTTTTTATAGAGTATGGTAGGTCATCTAAAGAATCGATAGGGTCCCCTCCAATTGATATATTGCTTTTATCCGTTAAAAATACCACTTCTCCTTGCTTAGGTACAGTAAATAAATCAAGGGATTTCTTTTGAAGAAAGCTCTTAATATCATCATTTATTTTTATGGGACAACTAATTAATCTAGGGTTCTTCTTTCTCTCTTGATTTTTTTCATAAATTAAATCCTTTATTGAATGTACTCCGTCACCTACAATATTAGCGGGGATACGTTTGATAGCTCCAACTACTTTGTCCTCTATAACGTAAAGTCTATAATCTGTACCTTCTACATGTTTTTCGACAAGTACATCTTCCGACTCATATTTTCCATTTAAGTAATTCATTGTCTTTGCTAATTCAATTTCATCTTTTATATCTGTAAAGACACCTTTACCAAAGCTCCCATTTACAGGCTTAATTACTAGAGGGTATCCTATACTTGCTGCATACTGAAGTATATGATCATAATTCTCCGTGCTTAATTTAAATTGTTTGCTTATCGGTGTACATACTCCGGCTTTAGTAAGTAGACTTTTAGTTTTTTCCTTATCTCCACCAATCCTCACAGCCTCATTTGTAACTTTATCTCCTCGTGTTCTAAAGAAATAGTGTGTTTTATCTTCAGAACTTAAACTGAATAGTTTGCCCGGACGATCTACAAACCAGGTATCCATTTCACTGAACTTTTCAGAATCCTTTGCATGCCACCTTAACGTAAGCCCTCTTCTCCAGCCTTCCAGCGCTATTGCATATGCGTCTAATTCAGGGCCCCTCGCATCAGATACAATTTCCTCTGTCAGGTGTGGAAGCCACGAGACTTGATTTTCAACCATTAAAATTGCCACCTACTATCTATTAATCTTGAATAATTTCTTGTATTGTATTAAGCTTACTGCAATCAGTCTATTTGACCTATCCATTTATGTCAATTTCTTTAGGAAATAGTCGAATTTCTTACCATTTAATAGATCATAAAACAAACGATTTTCAGCTCGCAACATAGCCTCTCCCAGGTTTTGATCTATTGCCTCATTAAATTCTTCATAATTCCCAGGTTTTGGAGTGAATTCTCCAAAAACCAAGCCATCGTTAGTAGCAAGAAAATCAATTCTTACAAAAGGTGAAGGAATTTTCTTGCTCAATTCAGAGGCCACTATTATGTCCTTTTCTCTAAAGCCTTTTCCAATAAATAATTCATGACTATATTTACCTGTCTCGATGCGTTTTCCATCAGGCAGCCACCAGCAATACTTCAGTTCCGGAGATCTTACTACTTCTAAAACGAGGGCAACTTCTCCATAAAACGTATAAAACTTAAGATCTCTTGCAGGGGTAGTATTTGATGCATCCTCTAAAATAAGTTCCTCCAAAACCCACCGGTCTTCTGAAACCCATTTTAATTTGAGGTCTTCTTCCATACTCTCACGAAGCTGCTCCTGGCTTCCGAGTGTGCGACCTCTTTTGATATCACGAATGCTGTCATTATTTAAGACTAGATAAACACCTCTAGAACCTGCCCCTTTAACAGGTTTAATTACCACCCCTGTTTTTTCGGGTAGGTGTAAACGATCGTAAGCTTTAGACACCCATGGTCTTTTCAATCCTAAGTGGTCTAAAAATTCAAAAGCTGTCACTTTATCGTCCAAAAAGCCTTCTGGTAGCAGATCTAGTTGCCTTTTTCTCGCCCTTACTGTTAATCCTTGACGAAAAGACGAAACGGAGGATAGTGAAAAGTCCCCGTTGTTCTCCCCATGGCGAACGATGTATTCAGGTGTTTCACAGCTATTCAGACCAGTAAGAATCTTCTGGTAAGCTACACTTTTATAGTCTGATAAATCTCTCCTGAACAGTCGTCCTGCATAGTGAAGGAGAGAAACAAACTCGTAATCCCTGCATTGTTTTAACCTACTTAACTCTTCAATATAATCAATGACTGAACCATCTTTTTTTGCTCTTTTAAGCTGGTCCTTGAGGTGGTCACGATCAAAGGGAGTTTGATCTGCTTTTAAGGACATTATTTGTACATTTTGTTTGTGAAGGATTTGTTTAGTTTCTTTTATTTCCTGAACAAGCTCTTCATTTTCCTTTTTTAAACAATCAAAAGCCTCATCTTTGCGGTTACGATTGAAAGGGGAGCCTAATTTATGCTTTAAGTATCTCAAAGGCTTTATCAATTTCCATAACCTGCTGTTTTCAATTTGAGCTTTTCTTTTATTTATCTGCTTTGATTGAACGTGTAGTGTTTGCAATTGTGATTCTTTTTCAAATAATTCCTCCACAAGCTCCGCTTCTCGTTCATTTTCCACATACAGGTCATCTTTTTTATTTTTCTGTGTTTCTTCCATCTGACCACCCCCCTTTATTCAGGTTTAAAAGAAATTCTTTTTAGATGCTTCGTGTATCCAAAGTGAAGATCGACGAATGTTTTTGCTTTTTCTACTTGTTTTTTGTAATAACGATCATCATTCATCAGCCGGTCAATCTCTTCTCTGACCCCTTCAGGACTTGAATAAATAGCCGCATCACCGAAGAGTTCTTTATACTGTGGCGGAATGATAACAGGGACTCCGGCAGCCATGGCTTCGAAGATGACTCTTCCGAATGCTTCCACCCAATCCGGATGTGTATAATAAACAAATACATCGAGATTTTTTAGAAAGTGCCTCGGATGAACGTGACCAAACTCCATTACACGCCAATTAGTCGGAAGTTCTCCCATCACCTTTTTTGGAGCATTGGCTCCCCCAAGTATAAAGACCTCATATGGATCTTCTTCCGGATAAACCTTCAAAATTTCTTCTTTGCTGGAAGGCCATTTTACATATTGATCACGGGAATGTCTGCCGATTTTTATCGTGTTTGAATGAGAGGGACGGGTTGTCCTTTGCCATTCCTCTACATCAATAATATTCACCCAATCCTCGTCTGATAGTGAGATCGACTTTAATTCTTTATGATGGTATTTGTACAGTGTTTCACGGACTAGTGGACCGATTGGATACCAAGTGGCCGGCTTGCGGAAATATTTCTCCAGGTTCTTTGCACACTTTTCAATTCGGTAAAGCGTCCCCCCACCTTTGCTATATTCTCTTTTAGGAGGCTGGTTCACAATTACCTTGATGGATTTCGCTTCAACATCAGGGAGATATCGTTGCCACTCCTCAAGAACAGGAGGATGGCGGATAATAAGAACATCGCAACTTACTTTCTCACCGTATACCAACATTTGCACTTGGTCACCGTCGATTAGTTCCCTAATAGCAGGATTTGTTTCTTTTCTGGAAGTAAAATCGTAACGATTCATTTGAATTAAACCTGTACGAAGACCTTCTCTTTTCTGAGCTTTAATCTCCTCAACATTGGACATGTTCGTCCCGCCCATTAAACGAAACTCAGATGCAATAACAACATCTAAATGACGCCTTCTCTCTCTTGTTTCTCTTTTCACTTTCATAGAATCAGGAACAGGGTAAGGACGTATATTTAAAGGAAAGTCATAGTAAAGTGACTTGCCGGATTGATGGTAGTTAGAATAACTGTGAAAATACTCCTTCCTTGCCCCCATAAAGTATCCGTGAAAGCCAAAAACATCATTTCCTGTAAGAGACCCTTCCGTTTGTCTTTGAAATGATAAAGGTCCTGTTTTTAAATCAACAACAGCATTATCGCCAAATATAAGCTTTAATCGACGCTTAAATTCACCATCTGCACCAAAGCGGACAGTATCCCAATACCCTAATTCTTTTAATACGGGTTCCCGTCGGAATAAAAGGGAAGACATGTTTGCAAAAATATAGTTTCCCGGCTTTCCACGCCGATAGAATACTAACTCTTCTGTTGTTCTCGCCTGTTCTGAAGTATTCGCTATAACTGAAGGGTTCTCGAGTAAATGAGAAAGCTGGATCGCTATCTTCTCAGGATGTGACCAATCATCTGCATCATTGATCGTAATAAAATCTCCTTTAGAATGATCTATAGCAAGATTTCTTGCTGCGTAAGCTCCCCCATTTTTTTTTGCTTCAACTAATTTAATCCTTCGATCTTTTGTGGAGTATGCTTTTACAATTGATTTCGTTTCATCTGTACTGCAATCATCCACCACAATAACTTCTATATTTCGCCAACTTTGCTTGAGTATGCTCTCTATGGAAGTGGAAATAACACCCTCTGCATTATAAGCAGGTATGATGACTGTAACAAGAGGGTCGCTACTTCCTTGTAAATTGACTCCGGAAACAGCACATGTTAAAGAATCATACAACGTTCTTCCCTTTTTATCCGTTTTGCTTATCTGCTTTAACCCGTAATTGGTAAGTGCATTGTTAATCCATTTCAAACGCTCTTCTTCGTTTGATGCCAAACTTGCCCTTGCAAGAAACAGATCCGGGTGATTATTCTTTACCATTATGCTTTCCAAAAGATCTATTCCTTCAGATGGTTTACCAATGAGATGTAAACACTCTGCTTCAACAATCCCTATCTTCTTCTGGAACTCCCGTCTAATCCCGTTTCTATTTATTTCATTAAGATAGTGAAGTGCTTTTTCCGCATCAGTAAAGTTTTGTTGATTTGCATGCCACAAGGCTAGTTCCCAAGCTGTTTCGTTTCTTAATATTTTGTTATCTGCTTTATTAAAAAGAGTATTTAATTCTTCTAAAGCTTTTAATGAAAATCCGGATTCATAGAGTTTGTATTTAATTTTTTTAATCTTTTGTTTAGCATTGTTCTTCTTCCAGGATGAACTAAACACTTGTTTGAAATTCTTTCTTCGAAGCATGAGTTGAACGGAAAGCTTCGCTATTCGTTTACATCCTTTTAAAGTCAACCAGGCCCTGCTTCGCTTAATAGCCTGATATTCAGATTCAAGGCTTCTCAACTCGTTCTTATTTAACCTATTTTCCCTTTCAAGAGTAGCAATCTCACTATTCAATTCTTCTAACCTGCATTGCCGGTCTTTATTCTTTTGTTCATTTTCATGCATGCTATTTGGCCGGCCGTGACCTGAACTTTCCATTTGAAATGCTCTCCAATCTAGAAGCATGTTTCTCGTATCCAAAGTGACGATTGACATATACAAAAGCTTTTTCCACTTGTTCGTTATACAACTGTGGCTTTTTCATAAGCTCATTTATCTTTTCTTGGACGTCATCGGGCTCTGCATAAATCGCAGCTTCTCCAAACAACTCTTTATACGAAGGTGGAATAATAACAGGGACCCCTGCAGCCATGGCTTCGAATATAACCCTTCCAAACGCCTCTACCCAATCAGGGTGTGTATAATAAACAAAAACATCAAGATCTGCTAAAAAATCTTTCGGGTGGATCTCGCCAAACTCTTTTACCTTCCAATTTAAAGGAATATTACCTAGTACTTTCTTCGGGGCGGAACAACCACCCAAAACATGAATTTCGTATTTATTAGAATCAGGATAGATTTTTAAAAGTTGGTCCTTATCATTTGGCCACTTTACGTATTGATCTCTCGAATGACGCCCTACCTTTATACTCGATGCTTGTCTTGGTAATGTTGACCTTCTCCATTCCGACACGTCAATAATATTAACCCAATCTTCTTCATCTACTTCGACTTGATTCAGCTCTTTTTCATGGTGGACTAATAAGGTATCTCTAATTTGCGGACCGATAGGAGCCCACACTCCGGCTGAACCGAAATATTCTTGCATGTGGCCAACACAGGCGTCAATTGTATAAAGAGTTTCTCCGTTGTCACTATAATCTCGCTTTGGTGGTTGATTTACAATGACGTGTGTATGCTTAGCTTCTATAGTAGGAATGTACTTTTGCCACTCCTGCAATATTGGGGGGTGACGTACAATCAAAACATCACAACTTACTTCTTCCCCATAGGAGACAACTTGGACTTTATCTCCGTCAATCCATTCACGAACTTTTGGGTTCATTGCATCCACTGAGTTTAAATCATAACGAGACAGTTGAACTAACCCTGTTCGAAGACCTTTCGCTTTTTGAGCCTTTATTTCTTCAATGTTTGACATGTTTGTTCCACCGAGCAACCTGAACTCCGATGCAATGATAACATCAAAGTGGCGCGCTCCCTCTTGCTTTTTTTCGCCTTTCGGCCACATCGGCTCCGGTGCTGGGAAGGGTCTGTTTTTTTGAGGAAACTCATAATAGAGTTTTTCTTTAGGTACCGTTTGATGATAAAAGGTATTTGCTTCGTCATACTCTTTCCTTACACCCATAAAATATCCAGGGAATCCAAAAGCAGAATGACCAGTTAAAGAGGAATCCGATTGCCTTTGGAAAGAAAGAAGAGAGGACTTTAATTCAACTATAGCCTTTTCTCCAAATAAAACTTTCAATCGTTTTAAAAACTCGGAATCACCCGCAAAGCGAACACAGTCCCAATAACCTAATGAACTCATTACTTCTTTTCTTCTAAACATAAGAGAAGACATGTTTTTGAAAATATAAATACCCGGCTTCCCTCTTCGATAAAACTTCAAATCCTCTGTAGCTCGTGCTTGTTGTGAAAAGTTACCTATTACTTGAGGATTTTTCATTAAATGCCGGGCCTGCACTTCAATTTTTTGTGGGTGAGACCAGTCGTCAGCATCATTAATCGTAACAAAGTCTCCCGATGCCTGTTTTAAAGCAAGGTTTCTGGAAACATAAGCTCCGTTATTGGCAGTTCCTTTTATCAATGTCACTCGTGGATCTTTTTCTACATATTCTTGAACGATTTCTACTGTATTGTCTGTGCTGTAGTCGTCCACCACTAAAACTTCAAGGTTTTCCCATGTTTGTGTTAAAAGGGATTCGATAGCCGTTTTTATACTTTCTCCAGCGTTGTATGCGGGCACAACAACAGTTACTCTTGGTTGTACAGAAGCAGTAATTTCAGCTTGTCCCGCTTTACTTCCGATTCGATCGTAAAGTGTCTTGCCTTTGCCTTCCTTTAAAAAGATCTCTGTATAGTCATGCTTCTCAAGAGCTTTATTAATCCAATCAATCCTTTTAGATGCATCGCCTTCCAAACTTGCAGCAGCGAGGTACAGATCAGGGTGTTTAGATAAAGACAAGGCTTGTTCAATCAACTGTTTAGCTTTACCACTTTCACCTAACAGGTTATAACTTTCCGCTTTAAGGATGGTAGCTCTTCTCAAATTACTTTTATCTCGGTCGCTTTTAATAGCAACATCTATAAACCTCAAGCATTTTTTAGCCCCTTCCACACTGTAGGTGTTAGCGTGCCAGGTTGCCAATTCCCAAGCAGCGAGCCTCGTTAAAT contains these protein-coding regions:
- the racE gene encoding glutamate racemase; translated protein: MEKAIGVIDSGIGGLTVAHELMRQLPKEKIIYLGDTLRCPYGPRPQNEVKEFTWNMVNFLLERDIKALVIACNTATAYTLGELKQKLNIPVIGVVQPGARAAINITKSNKVGIIGTEGTINSNVYNYALKKINPNIKVHSLACPLFAPMIEQGLLSGKSSRKIVKKTMDQMHKEIDTLILGCTHYPLIKNLIQEMLGNEVTLVSSSEETAREVSTILEVTNMLNQKVELPKHEFYTTGKNDVFIKVIKDVLGFHHNLHYPITTEKAVI
- a CDS encoding acylphosphatase gives rise to the protein MSNKWLKHLKNSIPESAFGYKLCIYTIALEGWRRGLDLTFFNIYRKEKGDIKLTVRFSLSNGTDRYDFAVSRGGLVSREAIDICIDKDKTKHYLEKANVPVPTGKSFGANDSDQEIVDYFKTLDYPVVLKPTDAGGGKGVITNIKNNDELMSAIKHVRHELNYKDVILERFIVGRDHRVYVVGNEVIGVYKRINANVIGNGKDNIDKLIDQKNKERKKNPYLSGRLIKKDKEMYNYLSSKGMSLESVPDKGKRIIIREKGSLSAGGEPIDVTEDISYEAKQTAIQAANAIPGLPQCAVDMIIDEKSEIAVVNEVNSKPQISNHLYPVEGVARDIPKAIIDFYFPETKETEINTSFYFDFDSIIPVLRNGNMKEVAVPKMPSGKIVSTRFRVNGVKKRLGFNRWVKRTAHGHKLHGRVKSLKDGGISIIVAGRQSYVTEFKNQLNKELASIGNDITVNEFSWKKPVKVGFEIENIKKTSKSTIVSLEEKIARLEEVNMHLVDVQKDYNKIIESRTWKATSPIRKLGDSLKK
- a CDS encoding ATP-grasp domain-containing protein, whose amino-acid sequence is MESNQLISLPNLTNDIVTGARKTKLCAYAVALEGWRRGLKLKWYTIDSGKFDEMITFGVNPPGRLFSLSSEERTHFFFRTRGDKVTNEAVEIGSDKDETKVWLAKAGVPVPEGFMFNQDDSDEMILKQVESIGYPLVLKPTNGSLGNGVITNLKNDIELIKALSYVRNDLGYEEIIVERYVPGEEYRVYVVEDKVIAAYNRVPANIIGDGHHTIEELIELKNKQRKKNARLFSCLIEIDEETLEFINKEGYNLQTIPERGKKIFLKEKTNVSAGGDPVDVTDDLPQTIKQIAIDALNAIPGLYHGGVDIIVDLENPNIEKSAVVIELNPTAQIGGILFPMKGRARDIPGAIIDYYFPETKGVKTAKSKVYFDLNTVLEPLQSRSAVEVEVAPAPIGKLHAKLFIVKGSTLHSYSKHRIIKRLAIEKGLHGFINSVDNNLEIMVAGIGKEAISTFQQTIYSVFEKKNIKKIVDEVWKHPVKVGFEIHERYNMSNIRSVDTSLKKINKEISKREKEKRKLEKRNLRILQSNSWKFTKPLRRVRKSVVDNITKGVSKSGKWV
- a CDS encoding acylphosphatase — protein: MVENQVSWLPHLTEEIVSDARGPELDAYAIALEGWRRGLTLRWHAKDSEKFSEMDTWFVDRPGKLFSLSSEDKTHYFFRTRGDKVTNEAVRIGGDKEKTKSLLTKAGVCTPISKQFKLSTENYDHILQYAASIGYPLVIKPVNGSFGKGVFTDIKDEIELAKTMNYLNGKYESEDVLVEKHVEGTDYRLYVIEDKVVGAIKRIPANIVGDGVHSIKDLIYEKNQERKKNPRLISCPIKINDDIKSFLQKKSLDLFTVPKQGEVVFLTDKSNISIGGDPIDSLDDLPYSIKKLGVEAIKSIPGLYHGAVDVIVEGEGDNCIGYVLELNPSAQIGSILFPEEGEARDVPGAIIDYYFPETINTSTDYKKVFFSLSDVLEPLITKTATVTTVSPAPVGKIYATKYTLMGDVQNVAYHRGIRKQAFERRHSGYIKNLSNGNIEVVVMGTCDDTVNNFHEALISDTERADVRDIIQEKWNGPVKVGFEVKADLKTQIEQFKFLKKQMELVRSDLKIVEKQNRAIEKSITWRMTFPIRKISDLLKIIGRKMNN
- a CDS encoding ATP-grasp fold amidoligase family protein is translated as MEETQKNKKDDLYVENEREAELVEELFEKESQLQTLHVQSKQINKRKAQIENSRLWKLIKPLRYLKHKLGSPFNRNRKDEAFDCLKKENEELVQEIKETKQILHKQNVQIMSLKADQTPFDRDHLKDQLKRAKKDGSVIDYIEELSRLKQCRDYEFVSLLHYAGRLFRRDLSDYKSVAYQKILTGLNSCETPEYIVRHGENNGDFSLSSVSSFRQGLTVRARKRQLDLLPEGFLDDKVTAFEFLDHLGLKRPWVSKAYDRLHLPEKTGVVIKPVKGAGSRGVYLVLNNDSIRDIKRGRTLGSQEQLRESMEEDLKLKWVSEDRWVLEELILEDASNTTPARDLKFYTFYGEVALVLEVVRSPELKYCWWLPDGKRIETGKYSHELFIGKGFREKDIIVASELSKKIPSPFVRIDFLATNDGLVFGEFTPKPGNYEEFNEAIDQNLGEAMLRAENRLFYDLLNGKKFDYFLKKLT
- a CDS encoding glycosyltransferase, coding for MESSGHGRPNSMHENEQKNKDRQCRLEELNSEIATLERENRLNKNELRSLESEYQAIKRSRAWLTLKGCKRIAKLSVQLMLRRKNFKQVFSSSWKKNNAKQKIKKIKYKLYESGFSLKALEELNTLFNKADNKILRNETAWELALWHANQQNFTDAEKALHYLNEINRNGIRREFQKKIGIVEAECLHLIGKPSEGIDLLESIMVKNNHPDLFLARASLASNEEERLKWINNALTNYGLKQISKTDKKGRTLYDSLTCAVSGVNLQGSSDPLVTVIIPAYNAEGVISTSIESILKQSWRNIEVIVVDDCSTDETKSIVKAYSTKDRRIKLVEAKKNGGAYAARNLAIDHSKGDFITINDADDWSHPEKIAIQLSHLLENPSVIANTSEQARTTEELVFYRRGKPGNYIFANMSSLLFRREPVLKELGYWDTVRFGADGEFKRRLKLIFGDNAVVDLKTGPLSFQRQTEGSLTGNDVFGFHGYFMGARKEYFHSYSNYHQSGKSLYYDFPLNIRPYPVPDSMKVKRETRERRRHLDVVIASEFRLMGGTNMSNVEEIKAQKREGLRTGLIQMNRYDFTSRKETNPAIRELIDGDQVQMLVYGEKVSCDVLIIRHPPVLEEWQRYLPDVEAKSIKVIVNQPPKREYSKGGGTLYRIEKCAKNLEKYFRKPATWYPIGPLVRETLYKYHHKELKSISLSDEDWVNIIDVEEWQRTTRPSHSNTIKIGRHSRDQYVKWPSSKEEILKVYPEEDPYEVFILGGANAPKKVMGELPTNWRVMEFGHVHPRHFLKNLDVFVYYTHPDWVEAFGRVIFEAMAAGVPVIIPPQYKELFGDAAIYSSPEGVREEIDRLMNDDRYYKKQVEKAKTFVDLHFGYTKHLKRISFKPE